A stretch of Aerococcus christensenii DNA encodes these proteins:
- the radA gene encoding DNA repair protein RadA, which yields MAKTKKAKTIYSCQACGYESPQWYGKCPQCQAWNTLEEEVIQGQPIQSASHYSLSKEKPQRLHQVTAKEESRVQTKLEELNRVLGGGLVAGSLVLIGGDPGIGKSTLLLQVAEQLSRMEHVVLYVSGEESVHQIKLRADRLGYSSAQFYVYSETDMVLIQSAIDEIKPEFVIIDSIQTMVHPHSESLAGSVSQVREATAELMRIAKKDNIAVFVVGHVTKEGNIAGPRILEHMVDTVLYLEGEKHNTFRILRAVKNRFGSTNEIGVFDMKESGLEEVVNPSQLFLEERLVGANGSAVVASLEGTRTILTEIQALLTPTAFGNARRTASGLDYSRVTLLMAVLEKRAHLMLQNQDAYLKSTGGVKLDEPAIDLAIAMAVASSYFEKETQPTDCFVGEIGLTGELRRVSRIEERILEAEKLGFKRIFVPYGNCQGLRKPKGIEVLGAKTLKQVLQVVFPR from the coding sequence ATGGCTAAGACTAAAAAGGCAAAGACGATCTATTCTTGTCAAGCATGTGGTTATGAATCTCCACAATGGTATGGAAAATGTCCTCAATGTCAAGCTTGGAATACGTTAGAAGAAGAAGTCATACAGGGGCAACCTATCCAATCGGCTAGTCACTATTCATTGTCTAAAGAAAAGCCACAACGTCTTCATCAAGTGACAGCGAAGGAAGAGTCTCGTGTACAAACAAAATTAGAGGAACTTAATCGGGTATTAGGAGGCGGCTTAGTCGCTGGTTCTTTGGTACTTATTGGAGGGGATCCTGGTATTGGGAAGTCCACCCTCTTGCTTCAAGTTGCTGAACAACTCAGCCGAATGGAACATGTGGTTTTGTATGTTTCAGGGGAAGAAAGTGTTCATCAAATTAAATTAAGGGCTGATCGATTGGGTTATTCTTCGGCACAATTCTATGTCTATTCAGAAACGGACATGGTCTTAATTCAATCAGCTATCGATGAGATTAAGCCGGAATTTGTGATTATTGATTCTATTCAAACCATGGTGCATCCTCACTCGGAATCTTTGGCAGGATCTGTGAGTCAAGTGAGAGAAGCTACGGCTGAATTGATGCGAATAGCTAAAAAAGATAATATTGCGGTATTTGTGGTAGGGCATGTGACTAAAGAAGGAAATATTGCAGGCCCACGTATTCTTGAACATATGGTGGATACCGTTCTTTACTTAGAAGGTGAGAAGCACAATACTTTTAGAATATTAAGAGCTGTCAAAAATCGATTTGGATCTACCAATGAAATTGGTGTATTCGATATGAAAGAATCTGGATTAGAAGAAGTTGTAAATCCTAGTCAGCTTTTCTTAGAGGAACGTTTAGTGGGTGCGAATGGGTCAGCTGTTGTTGCTTCTTTAGAGGGGACACGCACGATATTGACTGAAATTCAAGCCTTATTAACGCCAACTGCTTTTGGAAATGCAAGAAGAACGGCTTCAGGGTTAGACTATTCGCGCGTGACTTTACTGATGGCTGTTTTAGAAAAACGTGCTCATTTAATGTTACAAAATCAAGATGCTTATTTAAAATCAACAGGAGGTGTGAAGCTGGATGAACCGGCGATTGATTTAGCTATTGCAATGGCTGTGGCTTCATCCTATTTTGAAAAAGAAACGCAACCAACAGATTGTTTTGTTGGAGAAATCGGATTAACTGGAGAGCTTCGGCGAGTCTCTCGTATTGAAGAAAGAATTCTTGAAGCTGAAAAATTAGGCTTTAAGCGTATCTTTGTCCCCTATGGAAATTGTCAAGGACTTCGTAAACCTAAAGGAATCGAAGTCTTGGGAGCGAAGACTTTAAAGCAGGTTCTTCAGGTCGTTTTCCCACGGTAG
- a CDS encoding dCTP deaminase/dUTPase family protein, translating to MTSKRAFEVVGAYEGLGIHLPKRATKASAGYDIEAAETITVPSYWKTAVAMASGKEEIDSEVLKPTLVPTGLKCRLPEDEYLQLISRSSNPLKRRLMLPNSVGIIDSDYYNNPNNEGHIYVQLINFGLEDVVIEKGERIAQGIFTKYLTIENEQEELKERTGGFGSSGK from the coding sequence ATGACGAGTAAACGAGCTTTTGAAGTAGTTGGTGCTTATGAAGGTCTAGGGATTCATCTCCCTAAAAGAGCGACCAAAGCATCTGCAGGGTATGATATTGAAGCGGCAGAAACAATTACTGTGCCTTCTTATTGGAAAACGGCAGTAGCGATGGCTAGTGGAAAAGAAGAAATTGACAGCGAAGTACTTAAGCCAACTTTGGTACCTACTGGCTTAAAATGTCGCTTACCAGAAGATGAATATCTCCAATTGATTTCTCGTTCTTCTAATCCCCTTAAAAGACGGTTAATGCTTCCTAATAGTGTAGGAATTATTGACAGTGATTATTATAATAATCCTAATAATGAAGGTCATATTTATGTTCAATTAATTAATTTTGGATTGGAAGATGTTGTAATAGAGAAGGGAGAGCGCATCGCTCAAGGAATTTTTACAAAATACTTAACGATAGAAAATGAGCAAGAAGAACTCAAAGAACGCACGGGAGGATTTGGATCTTCCGGAAAATAA